From Coturnix japonica isolate 7356 chromosome 1, Coturnix japonica 2.1, whole genome shotgun sequence, the proteins below share one genomic window:
- the LOC107313412 gene encoding heat shock 70 kDa protein 12B-like, with product MGNSSYSCNCSYTIISLVIRDGNGLVSCCCQSSIGFILVGQLYSAVAPGLCTSVLLSAMASSSVFVVSIDFGTSYSGYCYSLASGTDQIRQVFWGMEHGFKTPKTPTCILFNQNQEFKKFGYDAVMKYKKLSSDEADKWYFFQNFKMSLYDRKVTSDMMLEASNGKTLPALLVFAESLRYMEQHALNTIQEASFNTVCDPEEITWVITVPAIWTAAAKQFMRLAAKEAGLISDMTSEKLIIALEPEAASLWCKQLPQEGFLTEGSNSKKFEDSPGVQYVVVDCGGGTVDITVHEIQEDCCLKELHKASGGGWGGNRVDENFIAFLREIFDDGVWHEYVKSCPTELQKMMYNFGLQKCSSDREAVYLDCYYKLTTLAEKKKEISQFFKKVKGVKWCDGMIMITFEKMKSFFEYSIKNIIVALKEILDKPEMAKVQYILLVGGFASSVILRDEVRKAFSKKYNILCPLEAQLAIAKGAVLFGINPEVVTSRISARTYGLRVSREFDPAIHDIRNRRVSKADGYVYCKGLFRKLVEVGESVSINEVVHYDFTPTEPDQTSALFAFYSTEKQDAMYVDEEGLELVGSCTVPMPDTKLGGKRKLNLDIKFGLTEIKATATDVTSKQSRIITIDFLSV from the exons ATGGGTAATAGCAGTTATTCTTGTAATTGCAGTTACACTATAATCTCGCTCGTGATTAGAGACGGGAATGGGCTGGTTTCTTGTTGCTGCCAGAGCAGTATCGGTTTCATTTTAGTTGGACAGCTGTATTCCGCTGTAGCTCCAGGTCTGTGCACCTCTGTTCTGCTGTCAGCTATGGCCAGCAGTTCGGTCTTCGTTGTTTCGATAGATTTTGGCACGTCCTACAGTGGGTACTGTTATTCCCTTGCTTCGGGCACAGACCAAATCCGCCAGGTGTTCTGGGGAATGGAGCATGGGTTCAAGACCCCGAAGACGCCCACTTGCATCCTGTTCAACCAGAATCAGGAGTTCAAGAAATTTGGCTATGATGCTGTGATGAAGTACAAGAAATTGTCATCTGATGAAGCTGACAAGTGGTACTTCTTCCAGAACTTCAAGATGAGCCTGTACGACAGG AAAGTCACTTCTGACATGATGCTGGAAGCCAGCAATGGAAAGACCCTTCCTGCACTGTTGGTCTTTGCTGAAAGCCTGCGCTACATGGAGCAACATGCCCTGAACACTATCCAGGAAGCCTCTTTCAATACTGTCTGTGACCCTGAGGAGATCACCTGGGTTATTACTGTCCCAGCCATATGGACCGCAGCTGCCAAGCAGTTCATGCGGCTGGCAGCAAAGGAG GCAGGACTTATCTCTGACATGACTTCTGAGAAGCTGATTATTGCCCTGGAGCCAGAGGCTGCATCACTCTGGTGTAAACAGCTTCCACAGGAAGGGTTTCTTACAGAGGGCAGCAACAGTAAAAAGTTTGAAGACTCCCCTGGGGTTCAGTACGTTGTTGTTGACTGTGGAG GTGGCACGGTAGACATCACAGTACACGAGATCCAAGAAGACTGTTGCTTGAAGGAGCTACATAAGGCGTCCGGAGGTGGATGGGGAGGAAACAGAGTGGATGAAAACTTCATTGCGTTTCTCAGGGAGATATTTGATGATGGTGTATGGCATGAATATGTAAAGAGTTGCCCTACCGAATTACAGAAGATGATGTACAACTTCGGTCTCCAGAAATGCTCTTCTGACAGGGAGGCAGTCTATTTGGACTGCTACTACAAACTGACTAcgcttgcagaaaaaaagaaggaaatctcCCAGTTCTTCAAAAAAGTGAAAGGAGTCAAGTGGTGTGACGGGATGATCATGATTACAtttgagaaaatgaagagcttttTTGAATACAGTATCAAAAATATTATtgttgctctgaaagaaatccTTGACAAGCCTGAGATGGCCAAGGTCCAGTACATTTTGCTTGTGGGAGGCTTTGCATCTAGTGTCATCTTGAGAGATGAGGTCAGGAAGGCTTTTAGTAAGAAGTATAATATACTTTGTCCATTGGAGGCCCAGCTTGCCATTGCAAAAGGGGCTGTTTTATTTGGAATCAATCCAGAAGTTGTTACCTCAAGAATCAGTGCTCGGACATACGGTCTAAGAGTAAGTAGGGAATTTGATCCAGCTATCCATGACATTCGTAATCGAAGAGTCTCAAAAGCTGATGGCTATGTCTATTGCAAAGGTCTCTTCCGGAAATTGGTGGAAGTTGGGGAGTCTGTGAGTATAAATGAAGTTGTCCATTATGATTTCACACCAACAGAACCAGATCAGACAAGTGCATTGTTTGCTTTCTATTCCACAGAAAAGCAGGATGCAATGTATGTAGATGaggaagggctggagctggtTGGTTCATGCACAGTACCAATGCCAGACACAAAGTTAGGGGGGAAACGCAAACTGAATCTGGATATTAAGTTTGGGCTTACTGAAATTAAAGCCACAGCTACTGATGTTACTTCCAAACAAAGTCGGATAATTACAATAGATTTTTTATCAGTGTAA
- the LOC107313449 gene encoding uncharacterized protein LOC107313449, which translates to MSCVFNQHKKLEGECTDAYPREETSEDIRNQNLLSQAMSMHKQSENIDDPLRLSAVLEMFKKLKLQEWRKCWNSSARWSYRTASMIIQKLFDACERDTEMRKTTILQTLGFPPLDYAANSYIQHANVPLRNADQEQFAKTCCRVFCLLLLQDSPVKAVWDIRDCSLQHVELADQQGIKYFKKSELQILWPLLTDGKIVIERGVVWNEK; encoded by the exons atgtCTTGTGTCTTCAACCAACACAAGAAGCTTGAAGGAGAGTGTACAGACGCTTATCCTAGAGAGGAAACTTCAGAAGACATCAG AAACCAAAATCTCTTGTCTCAAGCAATGAGCATGCACAAGCAGTCAGAGAACATCGATGACCCTCTGCGCTtgtctgctgtgctggaaatgtTTAAGAAGCTTAAGTTACAAGAATGGAggaagtgctggaacagctcAGCCCGTTGGTCCTATCGAACTGCCAGCATGATAATTCAG AAGCTGTTTGATGCCTGCGAGAGAGATACTGAGATGAGAAAAACTACCATACTCCAAACCCTTGGCTTTCCACCTTTGGATTATGCTGCAAACAGCTACATACAA cacGCTAACGTTCCTCTGAGAAATGCGGATCAAGAGCAATTTGCAAAGACCTGCTGCAGagttttctgtctgctgcttcttcaggaCTCACCAGTTAAGGCTGTGTGGGACATACGTGACTGCTCTCTGCAACATGTAGAGCTCGCGGACCAGCAAGGCataaagtactttaaaaaatcaGAGCTTCAGATCCTATGGCCCTTACTGACGGATGGGAAAATTGTCATTGAGAGAGGTGTAGTGTGGAATGAAAAGTAA